The following proteins come from a genomic window of Ursus arctos isolate Adak ecotype North America unplaced genomic scaffold, UrsArc2.0 scaffold_12, whole genome shotgun sequence:
- the GDE1 gene encoding LOW QUALITY PROTEIN: glycerophosphodiester phosphodiesterase 1 (The sequence of the model RefSeq protein was modified relative to this genomic sequence to represent the inferred CDS: inserted 8 bases in 5 codons; deleted 1 base in 1 codon; substituted 1 base at 1 genomic stop codon) — MHHSTVDMKTDGSGEXDLTFEQMRKLNXAANHRFGNDFPDERISNLNHSHTIFLDVKGHANXNTGTLRKVYMQSLQLYNLSGIICSFLPKVIYKMKQXSECNIMALTHRTWSLGHPGDGKAHYDTCXFQSMFVAIDVLLDXSIHSILWYLYGTSAFLMQQNVVSLDYSKKWLAKGIQVVAGGTFSLLSFVTELKLV; from the exons ATGCACCATAGCACAGTAGATATGAAAACTGATGGTAGTGGTGA TGATTTGACATttgaacaaatgagaaaactta CTGCAGCAAATCACAGATTCGGGAATGATTTCCCTGATGAGAGGATCTCTAACCTGAACCATAGTCACACAATCTTCTTAGATGTCAAGGGCCATGCAA ATAACACTGGTACTTTAAGGAAAGTGTATATGCAGTCTCTTCAACTATACAATCTG TCTGGTATCATCTGCTCTTTCTTGCCAAAAGTGATCTATAAGATGAAACA ATCAGAATGTAATATAATGGCATTAACTCACAGAACTTGGAGCCTTGGCCATCCAGGCGATGGGAAAGCACACTATGATACATG GTTTCAGTCCATGTTTGTGGCAATAGACGTTTTGCTGGATTAGAGCATACATAGTATCTTGTGGTACCTGTATGGAACTTCAGCTTTCCTCATGCAACAGAATGTTGTATCCCTGGACTACTCAAAGAAGTGGTTAGCTAAAGGCATTCAAGTTGTTGCTGGGGGaacattttcccttctttcttttgttactgAACTCAAACTTGTCTGA
- the EFCAB7 gene encoding EF-hand calcium-binding domain-containing protein 7, with product MVIKGKAEIGRAAVRGSQNPRRELAALPRVMAISPGKDAAFSSQKSALSESPRTKKFPLTEEEIFYMNCRAAYLTVFKSSLENIISKEQLYLALQHAGRNPSQKTINKYWTPQTAKLNFDDFCIILRKEKPTSKAELLKSFKQLDVNDDGSILHTDLYKLLTKRGEKMTREEVNAVISLADVNADGKFDYIKFCKLYMTTIEQCLKTTVEKLEVDSKLRRQQFGSHTEGSPERDPSPVPKPSPRIIRKTDQEAFSNKGDSRSSLLATTRKFKTSVSFTITMGANSNRNSKLTEPNSIKEWQCVQSKGCFFLEEDGEIISHQYRMQIAQRSMVYLTIKPLNLSQVEGKPSPWLSVDTALYILKENENQANLQLMCFTELRNREVFGWTGELGPGIYWLIPSTTGCRLRKEIKPITEEAQLVYRDETGELFLTKEFRSTLSDIFEVIDLDGNGLLSLEEYNFFELRTSGEKCDEDAWAVCRDNFDTKKNELTRQGFMDLNLMEANDREGDPRDLWVTLHSMGYNKALELTEACPFVIDIYADKCKPRIKAVHMEACSGQLEKAICKSVLNKGDARVMDGYENIIVHTYKRDTWITSVIENKSDNKVIIHVNNELSKNCINNRGLNIFAVEVAPKSTMVCQHVMPLNERQEWIYYCVYSLIS from the exons ATGGTAATTAAAGGAAAGGCCGAGATCGGTCGGGCTGCGGTGAGAGGATCACAGAATCCGCGGAGAGAATTGGCCGCGCTTCCTCGCGT aaTGGCCATCAGTCCAGGAAAAGATGCAGCTTTCTCCAGTCAGAAGTCAGCGCTTTCTGAGAGTCCTCGAACAAAGAAATTTCCACTAACTGAAGAAgagatattttatatgaattgtaGAGCTGCCTACTTAACCGTTTTTAAAAGCAGCttagaaaacattatttctaaagAACAACTTTACTTGg CTCTACAGCATGCAGGAAGAAATCCATCCCAGAAGACCATTAATAAGTATTGGACTCCTCAAACTGCCAAACTGaattttgatgatttttgcatAATTTTAAGGAAGGAGAAACCTACTTCAAAAGCAGAACTACTAAAGTCATTTAAGCAATTAGATGTAAATGATGATGGCTCTATTTTACACACTGACCTTTATAAACTTCTAACAAAG AGAGGTGAGAAGATGACTCGAGAAGAAGTAAATGCTGTAATAAGTTTGGCAGATGTAAATGCTGATGGCAAATTTGACTACATCAAG ttttgtaaattatatatgaCAACCATTGAGCAATGTCTCAAAACTACTGTAGAAAAACTGGAGGTTGACAGTAAACTGAGGCGTCAACAGTTTGGAAGCCACACTGAAGGATCCCCTGAAAGGGACCCATCACCAGTACCAAAACCATCGCCTAGAATCATAAGAAAAACTGATCAGGAAGCATTCTCAAATAAAG GTGATTCCAGGAGTTCTTTACTGGCAACAACTAGAAAGTTCAAAACATCTGTTTCCTTCACAATTACCATGGGTGCTAATAGTAACCGAAACTCAAAGTTAACTGAGCCAAACTCAATAAAg gAGTGGCAATGTGTACAATCGAAAGGTTGCTTTTTCTTAGAAGAAGATGGtgaaatcattagtcatcagtaTAGGATGCAAATAGCTCAGAGATCCATGGTTTATCTAACAATTAAACCATTAAACCTGAGTCAAGTTGAAG GAAAACCATCCCCTTGGTTATCAGTTGACACTGCCTTGTATATTCTTAAGGAAAATGAGAATCAAGCGAATCTACAACTCATGTGTTTTACTGAACTACGAAATAGAGAA GTGTTTGGGTGGACTGGTGAACTAGGACCTGGAATTTACTGGTTAATTCCTTCCACAACTGGCTGTAGGctgaggaaagaaataaaaccaataacTGAAGAGGCCCAACTTGTGTATAGAGATGAAACAGGGGAATTATTTCTTACAAAGGAATTTAG gtcaactttatcagatatatttgaAGTAATTGATTTAGATGGAAATGGTCTCCTAAGCCttgaagaatataatttttttgaattgaGAACAAGTGGTGAGAAATGTGATGAAGATGCTTGGGCTGTCTGCCGTG ACAATTTTGATACAAAGAAGAATGAACTAACAAGACAGGGCTTTATGGATCTGAATCTAATGGAAGCCAATGATCGAGAAGGAGATCCTCGTGACCTTTGGGTAACTCTGCACTCAATGGGCTACAATAAAGCTCTGGAATTGACAGAG gCATGCCCATTTGTCATCGATATCTATGCAGACAAATGCAAGCCAAGAATTAAAGCTGTCCATATGGAAGCATGCAGTGGGCAACTTGAGAAGGCCATTTGTAAATCTGTCCTTAACAAAGGCGATGCCAGGGTAATGGATGGCTATGAAAATATAATTGTACATACTTATAAGCGTGACACCTGGATAACATCAGTTATTGAAAACAAG TCAGATAATAAAGTGATTATTCACGTCAACAATGAACTAAGTAAAAACTGCATAAACAACAGAGGACTCAACATATTTGCAGTAGAAGTGGCACCAAAATCCACAATG GTTTGTCAACATGTAATGCCTCTGAATGAACGACAAGAATGGATATATTATTGTGTGTATTCCCTTATATCTTAA